A stretch of DNA from Peromyscus maniculatus bairdii isolate BWxNUB_F1_BW_parent chromosome 7, HU_Pman_BW_mat_3.1, whole genome shotgun sequence:
ATGTTTCCATAGCTACCAGATTATGTAGGTTGTTAACACTAGAAGAGAAAAAAGTATCCTATGCCACATCACATCTACAAGACCCCCTGCCCAGGCCACATGTGTGCGAATAATCTAAAGCAAAGTATCTCCCTTCCCTTAAATGACTATTAGGACAAGTATATCACATCCATTCACTGTGTGCTTTGTGgaagatgcacacacagaaatataaagCTATCTCAACTTTTGCCTTATTGATGATTTTTTAGCTTCCTAATCAGTCATCATACTCACTAGTTCTTTACCGATAATACCTTACCACTTCTAGGAGTCTCTTTACAAAGTTGGTAAATCAATAGAGCCACACCCATTTCTGCAAATATTGCTTTTACTAAAGATAACTAATAAGGAAACTTTTCCAGCTATCTTAAGAGAAGGTGATTTATTCTTTAATGTGTGAGATGATAGCTATGGTTGTTTGAATACGAACAACCCCCTtgggctcatatatctgaatgcttaaTCATCAGGGGGTGGCACagtttgaaaggattaaaaggattaggaggtgtggccttgttggaggaagtgtatcacttgtggggagggctttgaggtttcaaaagcccaagccaggtccagttgctttcttcttgctgcctgtggatctggatgtagaactctcagctacttctccagcaccttatCTGCCtttatgccaccatgctcccaccatggTTCTTGCCATGACATTAATGAACAACACCTCTGAAAAtacaagccagccccaattaaatagtttcttttataagagttgctgtgggcagGCGCACTGGGCTCGCGGTGCCGAATGGCAGCTATGGAGCAGGCACCTCCGGACCCCGAGAGGCAATTGCAGCCGGCCCCCGTGGAGCCGCTGGGGGGCCCTGGCGCTGTGCTGGAAGCCGCGGTCGGTGAGGAGGAGACCGAGGGCACCCGGGAAGACAGCTCAGGGGTCGACACGATGACGGGAAATCATTTTTGGTTGAAGAAAATAGAAATCAGTGTTTCCGAGGCAGAAAAGAGAACTGGAAGAAACGCCATGAACATGCAAGAAACGTATACTGCTTACCTCATTGAGACGCGGTCAGTTGAGCATGCTGACGGTCAGAGTGTCCTCACAGACTCCCTGTGGAGGCGGTACAGTGAGTTCGAGTTGTTGAGAAACTACCTTCTAGTGTACTACCCCCATGTTGTTGTGCCGCCTCTTCCGGAAAAGCGGGCAGAGTTCGTGTGGCATAAGCTCTCAGCTGACAACATGGACCCGGACTTTGTGGAGAGACGACGGATAGGCTTAGAGAACTTTCTCTTGAGGGTTGCTTCCCATCCTGTCCTTTGTAGAGACAAAATCTTctatttgtttttgacacaggaaGGTAACTGGAAGGAGACTGTGAACGAGACTGGATTTCAGCTGAAGGCAGACTCCAGGTTAAAAGCGCTTAATGCAACATTCAGAGTGAAAAACCCAGACAAAAGATTTACCGAGCTGAAGCACTACAGTGATGAGCTGCAGTCCGTCATCTCCCATCTCCTTCGAGTCAGAGCTAGAGTAGCAGACCGACTCTATGGTGTGTATAAAGTGCATGGAAACTATGGGAGAGTTTTTAGTGAATGGAGCGCCATTGAAAAGGAGATGGGCGACGGCCTGCAGAGTGCCGGACACCACATGGACGTGTACGCGTCCTCCATTGACGACATTCTGGAAGACGAAGAACACTATGCAGACCAGCTAAAGGAGTATCTCTTCTATGCAGAGGCCCTGCGGGCTGTGTGCAGGAAGCATGAGCTTATGCAGTATGACCTGGAGACGGCTGCTCAGGACCTGGCTTCCAAGAAACAGCAGTGTGAGGAGCTGGCCACTGGGACTATAAGAACATTCTCACTGAAGGGAATGACTACCAAACTCTTTGGTCAAGAAactccagagcagagagaagccagAATAAAGGTGCTAGAAGAGCAGATAAACGAAGGGGAAGAGCAGCTGAAGTCTAAAAACCTGGAAGGCAGGGAATTTGTGAAGAACGCATGGGCTGATATCGAGCGCTTCAAAGAGCAGAAGAACCGAGACCTGAAGGAAGCCCTCATCAGTTATGCCGTCATGCAGATCAGCATGTGCAAAAAGGGCATTCAAGTTTGGACCAATGCTAAGGAATGTTTTAGCAAGATGTAATCCTGAGAAGTGACTTTCTCTCCAATCAAGTGCCCCAACCGAAGCACAAGTAAAGAGAAATCAGTTGCTCCCTAATAAACATAAAAGCATACAGTCAATTGAACAcatcagctttctttaacttaaatgtACTCATGTTCATATAGCACAAAAGGATACATTTTAATGAAGAATAATTTGAGGTTTGGGGGACTGGTGCTGATTCCAAAAGTTAATTTAATAAGATATACCAACAGATTATTCATCAGGCTTCTGAACCAATGACTGAGTGTTAGGGTGTTAGTTAATTTCCATGTGCTCCTCTCAATACCAACTGTTCCAGATCTTTTCATGTAGGGGGTTCTTGCCAAGATGAGATTCCGGTATTGACTTGGTAGGACCCACTTCTGCTGTAGGGTTATCTTATCTTGCCTTATAGTTGAGCTGTTTGGTGTGACAAAGCTCAGCAGAAACTTGTTGTGAAATCGGAGGTCTTCTTCCCTGTTTGTAGACCCTGTACCATCTGCGCATACTAGACAATGCCTTCAGTTTCTGTTTCACCAAGATTTTGATACTGGTCAGAAATTTTATACTGCCAACAAAGAAGTCAGCTTCTGAAATATGCAGTGGGGTAAATACATTATTATGATCTAGGAATTGCTATAGAGAAAGTTTTAATTGAACACTATTATCCTCAAATAATTGTTAACCTCGGCAacgagcctcagtttcttccgcTTGGCTCTGTGCACATGGCATTTCAGGGTACGAGATGTAGCATTTCCGTGTGTAAGACACTCGTAGTGAACACATGTGGGCTGGTACCTTCATCATTAATGTGCTTTTCTATTGCCTGGCTGTGATTTTTGTAAAGATAAATTATGTTGTTGTGTTTTAATGTGTGTCTGTGGTACATGTTCAGAAGCCAAGCACTCTCTCTGCTAGCTTGCAGAATCTTAACTGTGCACTCATTATTTCTAATGTTTTAAAACTATACTCAGTACTGTTTAACATTTGACTTTtttacatgtttaaaatgttGCTGGATTTTTGTGCTGTTTGCCAAACTTATACAATAAATAAAGGAAGTGtgtgtttatttccagaaaaaaaaaaaaaaaaaaaaaaaagagttgctgtggtcattgtgtctcctcacagcaaagAACACTAAGAAAATAGCCATCATTTATGGTGCACTCCCAATGTACAAGAACTCTAATgaactatatataattttattttatcaatcaatttcattaatttatttcatttaatcatcATAGTAATCCCTCAAAGTATATAATTTTATCTACATTGTACATATATGAAACTGAATCATAGTGATATTAAGCACTTCTCAAACTTACAGACATGTAAAGGTATTGAATCAGTAATGGAATCTAGgaaatttgaacccagggctggtATTCCTAAGTAATGCCCTTCTCCTAGATGGCTCATGGATTAAATTGGGGTTAAGAATTCTCATGTCTTTTTGTGGAGCCTTGATCCACAAAAGGCtttctagttttttgtttattttgttttgtttgttgtaggGCTAGCTATTAAACTCAGGGCCATGAGCATCCCAGATAAACATGCTACTACAAAGTTACATCTCTGGctctctttaatttttcttcaaattcttgtCTTGGGTTTACCAAAATCCTGAGAAACCCATCTCATTCACTAAGAATTTTAATAGTTAGGTCTTCTGTTATTGTCACAGTCCACATGGAAAACCTTTCCAGACTCATATTTGATGATTCTCAGTATCCCTCAAGATTTATCATGTATATCATACTGAAAATCTTTCtgttctgaaaccataagcattccatttttatgaaaattCCCACTTACTAGCTCAAACAATCTCTTTGATGCTACAGGCACATCACCCTCTCCATTTTCTGCAAAGCTACAGAGTTTGGATTCTGTATGCTTTCAAGTTATCATACAATCTTTTGTTTCAATCATTGTTATCATTACCCTGAGTCTTCCTTGTCAGTTTGCTCAACACCTCCACTTAGAATCCAAAAGTTCATTTGTACTCTTTCTGTGTCTGAACTCAGACAAATGAACATGCCTAAACAAAATGCCATCTTATAATTCTATCAATAGCCTGACTTGCCCAAAATCTCAGTATTATTCTATGATTATCTCAATTTAACTTACATACAAAGTATTCCAAAACATCTTCCATTATTAGATGCATTGATATCTTCTCTGTTACTCTCCATTCTCTATAGATAATTTAATGTTGCTTAAGTAATACAATGAGGTAGTTATCAAATAGAAATTCTTTAAACACTCTGCTATCAAATCTGTCAGTtgtttggttttcagtttttccctcatatgtttctgattttaaaaaatagtatatgGTTG
This window harbors:
- the LOC102905218 gene encoding sorting nexin-4 translates to MAAMEQAPPDPERQLQPAPVEPLGGPGAVLEAAVGEEETEGTREDSSGVDTMTGNHFWLKKIEISVSEAEKRTGRNAMNMQETYTAYLIETRSVEHADGQSVLTDSLWRRYSEFELLRNYLLVYYPHVVVPPLPEKRAEFVWHKLSADNMDPDFVERRRIGLENFLLRVASHPVLCRDKIFYLFLTQEGNWKETVNETGFQLKADSRLKALNATFRVKNPDKRFTELKHYSDELQSVISHLLRVRARVADRLYGVYKVHGNYGRVFSEWSAIEKEMGDGLQSAGHHMDVYASSIDDILEDEEHYADQLKEYLFYAEALRAVCRKHELMQYDLETAAQDLASKKQQCEELATGTIRTFSLKGMTTKLFGQETPEQREARIKVLEEQINEGEEQLKSKNLEGREFVKNAWADIERFKEQKNRDLKEALISYAVMQISMCKKGIQVWTNAKECFSKM